Sequence from the Rhodospirillaceae bacterium genome:
ACAACACGCGGCAAGAGAGTTTTGTTTAAACAAAAAGTTATCGAGGACGGTAACGTCATAATCTGCATCGAGAAAGCTTTGAACCATAATGGAGCCGAGATAGCCGGCGCCGCCGGTAATCAGGATCTTGGTTTTTTCTGTCATTTTTTAAGATCTCATAATACGGAAAATTATATTAAGGCGGCTTCTAGAGCGCGGGTGATGTGATATTCATTCATCTTATTTGCCTCGTGCAACATATATCGGTCCCCTAGAGAAAGCTCGAACTTGTTTGGCACGCCAAAGCGCTTCAGCCGGCAATTGAGTCCCCGTTCGGTTATCAGGTTTGCAACAAGAGAATCCAGTCCGCCACGATTAATATACCCTTCCTCCAGGGTAATAACTGTAGAATAGTGACTTAACGAACTCGCCAATTCATCTTCGTTACAATTATCTAACATGAAGACGTCAATTACCCCGACGCTTCCTTCATAGCGAGAAACAATTTTGAGCGCCTGGTGAACCATCACTCCGACGGCGACGAAGCATACATCCCGGCCGGTGCAAAGCTCTGTAAATCCTTTGACGAAATTGATGGCTTCGGGCCCCGGGTAAATAGCGGGCAAGGGTTTCCCATCAAGACGAAAATACTTTGGTCGCGGGGTGGTTGGAGCATAGTCGGCGAGTGCCAGTGCCGCATTCCAGTCGCACGGGCTAATGGTCATAACATTGGGCATCGTTCGCATCGCACTAATATCATCCAGGCAGTGATGTGTTGGTCCCGAGACGTCGTAACTAAACCCAGCTCCAAGCGCGAGCATATTTACATTCATTTCACGGAGTTGGCTCGGCAATGCGAGATTAATCCGAATTTGTTCATATGCCCGGAAATAAAAGGATGCAATCGCATAGGTATAGACGGTAAACCCTTCCATCGCGAGGCCGGCAGCCACGTTAATCAGGTTTTGTTCGGCAATGCCTACATTGATGAAACGATCCTTGATATCTGCCCTTATACGGTCAAGCGCGGGTGCTCCCATATCAGATGATAAAAAAAAGATTTTTTCGTCTGCGACCATGCGATCGTAGAGGGCCTCAATCAAAACATCTCGCATTGGCTTTGCTGGCAATGCATTCATGACCAATCTTTCAGAGTTTTATCTATGACTTCCGGGGCGACGACTCGAATATGGCAAATCGGATCTGCTTCCAACTCCGGAACCATGTGACCTTTTACGGTGTGAGCGACTAGAGCTTTGGGTTGGTCGGAATGCTTGTCCTTAATTTTTTTTAATTCTTCTTGTAGGGCGTCGACGTCATGCCCATCAACCTCTGACGCTGACCAACCAAAAGCTTCTAGCTTTTCCGTTAGTGGATCCAAGCCCATGATATCTTTCTGGTATCCCAGCATCGAGCGCTTATTGTCATCTACGATAACAACAAGGTTATCGAGTTTTTGTCGGGCAGCGAACATCACCGCTTCCCAAATTGCACCGGAATTCATTTCTCCATCACCACAGAGAACAAAAATAGTTTGAGATTTCTTCAGCTGTTTCAGGGCGATTGCCATACCACAAGCAACACCGAGCCCATGGCCTAATGAACCATTGGTCGTCTCAATGCCTGGTGTGATGGGTTCAGGAATGATCCCAAGACGAGACTGAGGTTGCCCGACTCTCTCTAACTCATGAAGTTCGATATACCCTAAGTCGGCAAGGACCGGATAAATCGATAAGCTACCATGTCCCTTACTTAGAACGAGGCGGTCCCGATCAGGCCACTGTGGCTCATTAGGACGAAACTGCATTAAGCCGCCATAAAAGAGAGATGTAAAAATTTCGACCGGAGACAACGAGGAAGCAATACGTACGCCAGGCGCTGTTTTATGCATCAACAGGGTTTGCGCACGGACCCAGTTCGCTTTTTTAACAAGATCAATCTTTACCGTCATCGACAGCTAACCCTCAGCATGGGAGTCACGTTCCGATAATATGGGCGTACGGGTTGGCCAAAATATGCCGAATCGGCTGTCATCATACCGATAGCTGAATTGTCCCGCCCGATTATAATAAGTCGACTGCTTGTAGCTGAAAAGGGCGACGTCGCTCAATACTAAATGCGCAACGCCATGTTTTGGAGGCGCTAATATCTGAGTTTTGCTGGGCGCTGAAAGGGAAAAGGATTCCCATTGGCCGAAATTTTTAGACTGTGTGTCACAATTCACGATTACCAAATAAATCCGACCGTAAGGACAAGAGATCAATTTATAGGTTTCAGCATCACCATGAATACCCCGCAGGACGTTTTTTGCGGAAGTAGAGACATCGTCCTGTACGAATTTAATATCAATTCCTGCTTCCTGGTAGAGGTCTTCATTGTAAGTTTCAACATAGGAGCCTCTAAAATCTTCATAGATGGTTGCAGGCTCAATAATGAGGACATTTTCCAAATTCGAATTGCGTACCTTTAAACTACTCACGGACAATTTTTCCCCAATTCACTTTATTCGGAAGCGGTGTTTCCGAGCGCTCCCGAATAAGATAACATAGGAGAGTGGCTAATACAGGCACGCATTCCCAAACACTGCACATCAATTTCTGGCAGAAACATATGTCAGTATATTGAAGTTCTCAAGATCACCCAGATTTTACACTGACAACCACCCTTGAATTCCCGATGGGAAACCGGATTCCCATTTTTAGTATACCGAGTTCCAAAGACTGAATGCCGCCCAAAATCGCCGAGAGTAACGTGGGAAGGTTATGCTCATCATCCGGGTGATATTTCCCTGTTATCTTGGACTTGTATCTAGATGCAACCGCAGCGGGTAGCAAAAGGGAGAAGATGGAAGAATCATAACTTAC
This genomic interval carries:
- a CDS encoding transketolase; amino-acid sequence: MNALPAKPMRDVLIEALYDRMVADEKIFFLSSDMGAPALDRIRADIKDRFINVGIAEQNLINVAAGLAMEGFTVYTYAIASFYFRAYEQIRINLALPSQLREMNVNMLALGAGFSYDVSGPTHHCLDDISAMRTMPNVMTISPCDWNAALALADYAPTTPRPKYFRLDGKPLPAIYPGPEAINFVKGFTELCTGRDVCFVAVGVMVHQALKIVSRYEGSVGVIDVFMLDNCNEDELASSLSHYSTVITLEEGYINRGGLDSLVANLITERGLNCRLKRFGVPNKFELSLGDRYMLHEANKMNEYHITRALEAALI
- a CDS encoding transketolase, yielding MTVKIDLVKKANWVRAQTLLMHKTAPGVRIASSLSPVEIFTSLFYGGLMQFRPNEPQWPDRDRLVLSKGHGSLSIYPVLADLGYIELHELERVGQPQSRLGIIPEPITPGIETTNGSLGHGLGVACGMAIALKQLKKSQTIFVLCGDGEMNSGAIWEAVMFAARQKLDNLVVIVDDNKRSMLGYQKDIMGLDPLTEKLEAFGWSASEVDGHDVDALQEELKKIKDKHSDQPKALVAHTVKGHMVPELEADPICHIRVVAPEVIDKTLKDWS
- a CDS encoding dTDP-4-dehydrorhamnose 3,5-epimerase family protein, yielding MSSLKVRNSNLENVLIIEPATIYEDFRGSYVETYNEDLYQEAGIDIKFVQDDVSTSAKNVLRGIHGDAETYKLISCPYGRIYLVIVNCDTQSKNFGQWESFSLSAPSKTQILAPPKHGVAHLVLSDVALFSYKQSTYYNRAGQFSYRYDDSRFGIFWPTRTPILSERDSHAEG